The Populus alba chromosome 6, ASM523922v2, whole genome shotgun sequence genome contains a region encoding:
- the LOC118048527 gene encoding alpha-aminoadipic semialdehyde synthase isoform X3 yields MIALFRKNREEGTYTMLGNGVVGILSESVNKWERRAPLTPSHCARLLHSGKDKTGVARIIVQPSTKRIHHDAMYEDVGCEISDDLSECGLIVGIKQPKLDMILHDRAYAFFSHTHKAQKENMPLLDKVLAQRVSLYDYELIVGDHGKRLLAFGKFAGRAGFIDFLGGLGKRYLSLGYSTPFLSLGEAYMYSSLAAAKAAVISVGEEIATFGLPSGICPLVFIFTGSGNGNVCLSCLFLFLIVSHGAQEIFKLLPHTFVDPSRLPELFAQGRDLIPPEKASKRVFQVYGCVVTCQDMVEHLDSSKTFDKTDYYAHPEHYKPIFHEKIAPYASVIVNCMYWEKRFPRLLSTQQLQDLTRRGCPLIGIADITCDIEGSLEFINQTTSIDSPYVRYDPLNDSYHHDMEGDGMIFSSVDILPTQFAKEASQHFGDILSQFIGSLASTSDITKLPSHLRKACIAHGGALTPLFEYIPRMRKSDSEDIAESHTNLKSSKYKFSILVSLSGHLFDQFLINEALDIIEAAGGSFHLVKCQVGQSATAMSYSDLEVGAHDRAVLNQIIDSLTSLANPDESNGTINKEGNRISLKVGKVQQNDMNKGNDTKRKAAVLIIGAGRVCRPAVELLTSIENTSSHEWYKACLNTDFEGQNVVEVVVASLYLKDAEEIIDGIPNASAVQLDVKDDESLCKYISQVEVVISLLPPSCHIIIANACIKLKKHLVTASYVDDSMSFLHEEAKAADVTILGEMGLDPGIDHMMAMKMINNVRVRKGRIKSFTSYCGGLPSPAAANNPLAYKFSWSPAGAIRSGRNPAIYKYHGEIVHVDGEKLYDSAFRFRIPNFPAFALECLPNRNSLVYGKLYGIEDEASTIFRGTLRYEGFGEIMGTLASIGLFNTESHPVLRHGQRPSFKRFLCELLNIVSEIPDGVLLGEKHISERIVALGHCKEQGTAVRTAKTIIYLGLHEQTEIPVSCQTAFDVTCYRMEERLAYSSTEQDMVLLHHEMEVEFPDNQATENHKGTLLEFGRTVNGKTTTAMALTVGIPVAIGALLLLENKINTRGVLRPFEPEVYVPALDILQAYGIKVMEKVE; encoded by the exons ATGATTGCTTTATTCAGGAAGAACAGGGAAGAAGGTACGTACACCATGCTTGGTAATGGAGTTGTTGGAATCCTCTCGGAGTCAGTGAACAAGTGGGAAAGAAGGGCGCCTTTAACCCCCTCTCATTGTGCTCGACTTTTGCACAGTGGGAAGGATAAAACTGGGGTGGCTCGGATAATTGTGCAGCCGTCGACGAAGCGTATTCATCATGATGCGATGTATGAGGATGTTGGCTGTGAGATATCGGATGATTTGTCCGAATGTGGTCTCATCGTGGGAATCAAGCAGCCCAAG CTGGATATGATTCTTCATGATAGAGCTTATGCCTTCTTCTCTCATACTCACAAGGCTCAGAAAGAAAACATGCCTTTGTTGGATAAG GTACTAGCTCAGAGGGTGTCATTGTATGACTATGAACTTATTGTCGGGGACCATGGTAAAAGGTTACTTGCATTCGGGAAATTTGCTGGCAGAGCCGGGTTCATTGATTTCTTGGGTGGATTAGGAAAGC GTTATCTAAGTCTTGGATATTCAACACCGTTCCTCTCATTGGGTGAAGCTTACATGTATTCATCCTTGGCTGCTGCCAAAGCTGCTGTTATTTCTGTTGGAGAAGAGATCGCTACTTTTGGATTGCCATCAGGAATCTGTCCTTTGGTATTCATATTCACCGGATCTGGAAATGGAAATG TATGTCTCTcttgtcttttccttttcctaatAGTTTCTCATGGCGCACAAGAGATATTTAAGCTTCTTCCACACACTTTTGTTGATCCAAGCAGACTTCCAGAGCTATTTGCACAA GGCAGGGATCTCATTCCACCTGAAAAGGCTTCAAAGAGAGTTTTCCAAGTATATGGTTGTGTGGTCACTTGTCAAGACATGGTTGAACACCTAGATTCTTCAAAAACATTTGATAAA ACAGACTACTATGCACATCCAGAGCACTACAAGCccattttccatgaaaaaatagCCCCATATGCATCTGTTATtg TCAATTGCATGTACTGGGAAAAAAGATTTCCTCGGTTGTTGAGTACCCAGCAGCTTCAAGATCTAACGAGGAGAGGTTGTCCGCTTATTGGAATCGCTGACATAACATGTGATATTGAGGGCTCATTAGAGTTCATCAACCAGACCACATCAATTGACTCACCATACGTGAG ATATGATCCATTAAATGATTCGTATCACCACGACATGGAGGGTGATGGTATGATATTTTCATCCGTTGACATTCTTCCTACACAGTTTGCAAAAGAG GCTTCCCAACATTTCGGAGACATACTATCCCAGTTTATTGGCAGTTTGGCTTCAACATCTGACATTACTAAGCTACCTTCACATCTAAGGAAAGCTTGCATAGCCCATGGAGGAGCACTTACCCCCTTGTTTGAATACATTCCACGCATGCGAAAGTCTGATTCAGA AGATATAGCAGAAAGTCATACAAATTTAAAGTCTAGCAAGTATAAGTTCAGTATTTTG GTATCTCTGAGTGGACACTTATTCGATCAATTCCTAATAAATGAGGCATTAGATATCATCGAAGCTGCTGGTGGCTCCTTCCACCTGGTTAAGTGTCAAGTGGGTCAAAGTGCTACTGCTATGTCATACTCTGATCTCGAA GTTGGTGCACATGATAGGGCAGTTCTGAATCAAATTATTGATTCTTTAACTTCTCTTGCCAATCCAGATGAAAGTAATGGAACTATAAATAAAGAAGGAAATAGAATTTCCTTGAAGGTTGGTAAAGTCCAGCAGAATGACATGAATAAGGGAAATGATACAAAAAGGAAGGCCGCTGTTCTAATTATTGGTGCAGGCCGCGTCTGTCGACCAGCTGTTGAGCTTTTAACATCAATTGAAAACACTTCATCTCATGAATGGTACAAGGCATGTCTGAATACTGATTTTGAAGGGCAGAATGTAGTCGAAGTTGTCGTTGCTTCTCTTTATCTTAAGGATGCAGAAGAG ATTATAGATGGAATTCCTAATGCATCGGCAGTTCAGCTTGATGTGAAGGATGATGAAAGTCTTTGCAAGTATATTTCACAG GTTGAGGTTGTTATCAGCTTACTCCCCCCTAGTTGCCACATAATCATAGCTAATGCATGCATCAAG CTTAAAAAGCATCTTGTCACAGCAAGCTACGTTGATGATTCTATGTCATTTCTACATGAAGAGGCAAAAGCTGCTGATGTTACTATTCTTGGCGAGATGGGTTTGGATCCAGGAATTG ATCATATGATGGCAATGAAGATGATCAACAATGTACGTGTTCGGAAAGGGAGAATAAAGTCTTTCACTTCTTATTGTGGAGGACTCCCATCCCCAGCAGCTGCAAATAACCCATTAGCATATAAATTCAG CTGGAGTCCTGCAGGAGCCATCCGATCTGGGCGCAATCCGgccatatataaatatcatggTGAAATTGTGCATGTTGATG GTGAGAAACTTTATGATTCAGCATTCAGATTTAGGATACCGAATTTTCCAGCTTTTGCATTAGAATGTCTTCCAAATCGCAATTCTTTAGTTTATGGAAAACTGTATGGCATAGAAGATGAAGCATCCACCATCTTTCGTGGAACGCTCCGCTATGAAG GGTTTGGCGAAATAATGGGGACACTTGCAAGTATTGGTCTATTTAATACTGAATCTCATCCAGTTTTAAGACATGGACAGAGACCCTCATTCAAAAGATTCCTTTGTGAACTGCTAAACATTGTTAGTGAAATTCCGGATGGAGTTCTGCTAGGAGAGAAGCACATTAGTGAGAGAATTGTTGCACTTGGGCATTGCAAAGAGCAAGGAACTGCAGTAAGGACGGCCAAAACCATTAT ATATTTAGGACTTCATGAGCAGACAGAAATTCCTGTCTCCTGCCAAACTGCATTTGATGTTACCTGTTACCGCATGGAAGAAAGGTTGGCCTATTCCAGCACAGAACAG GATATGGTGCTTTTGCATCATGAAATGGAGGTAGAATTCCCTGACAACCAAGCTACAGAGAACCATAAGGGCACACTACTAGAATTTGGAAGGACCGTGAATGGGAAAACAACCACTGCCATGGCTCTCACTGTTGGTATTCCAGTGGCCATTGGAGCTCTG CTCTTGCTAGAGAACAAGATCAATACAAGAGGTGTCTTAAGACCTTTTGAACCTGAAGTATATGTACCAG CACTGGACATCTTACAAGCGTATGGCATCAAGGTGATGGAGAAGGTTGAGTGA
- the LOC118048527 gene encoding alpha-aminoadipic semialdehyde synthase isoform X5 — translation MIALFRKNREEGTYTMLGNGVVGILSESVNKWERRAPLTPSHCARLLHSGKDKTGVARIIVQPSTKRIHHDAMYEDVGCEISDDLSECGLIVGIKQPKLDMILHDRAYAFFSHTHKAQKENMPLLDKVLAQRVSLYDYELIVGDHGKRLLAFGKFAGRAGFIDFLGGLGKRYLSLGYSTPFLSLGEAYMYSSLAAAKAAVISVGEEIATFGLPSGICPLVFIFTGSGNGNVSHGAQEIFKLLPHTFVDPSRLPELFAQGRDLIPPEKASKRVFQVYGCVVTCQDMVEHLDSSKTFDKTDYYAHPEHYKPIFHEKIAPYASVIVNCMYWEKRFPRLLSTQQLQDLTRRGCPLIGIADITCDIEGSLEFINQTTSIDSPYVRYDPLNDSYHHDMEGDGMIFSSVDILPTQFAKEASQHFGDILSQFIGSLASTSDITKLPSHLRKACIAHGGALTPLFEYIPRMRKSDSEDIAESHTNLKSSKYKFSILVSLSGHLFDQFLINEALDIIEAAGGSFHLVKCQVGQSATAMSYSDLEVGAHDRAVLNQIIDSLTSLANPDESNGTINKEGNRISLKVGKVQQNDMNKGNDTKRKAAVLIIGAGRVCRPAVELLTSIENTSSHEWYKACLNTDFEGQNVVEVVVASLYLKDAEEIIDGIPNASAVQLDVKDDESLCKYISQVEVVISLLPPSCHIIIANACIKLKKHLVTASYVDDSMSFLHEEAKAADVTILGEMGLDPGIDHMMAMKMINNVRVRKGRIKSFTSYCGGLPSPAAANNPLAYKFSWSPAGAIRSGRNPAIYKYHGEIVHVDGEKLYDSAFRFRIPNFPAFALECLPNRNSLVYGKLYGIEDEASTIFRGTLRYEGFGEIMGTLASIGLFNTESHPVLRHGQRPSFKRFLCELLNIVSEIPDGVLLGEKHISERIVALGHCKEQGTAVRTAKTIIYLGLHEQTEIPVSCQTAFDVTCYRMEERLAYSSTEQDMVLLHHEMEVEFPDNQATENHKGTLLEFGRTVNGKTTTAMALTVGIPVAIGALLLLENKINTRGVLRPFEPEVYVPALDILQAYGIKVMEKVE, via the exons ATGATTGCTTTATTCAGGAAGAACAGGGAAGAAGGTACGTACACCATGCTTGGTAATGGAGTTGTTGGAATCCTCTCGGAGTCAGTGAACAAGTGGGAAAGAAGGGCGCCTTTAACCCCCTCTCATTGTGCTCGACTTTTGCACAGTGGGAAGGATAAAACTGGGGTGGCTCGGATAATTGTGCAGCCGTCGACGAAGCGTATTCATCATGATGCGATGTATGAGGATGTTGGCTGTGAGATATCGGATGATTTGTCCGAATGTGGTCTCATCGTGGGAATCAAGCAGCCCAAG CTGGATATGATTCTTCATGATAGAGCTTATGCCTTCTTCTCTCATACTCACAAGGCTCAGAAAGAAAACATGCCTTTGTTGGATAAG GTACTAGCTCAGAGGGTGTCATTGTATGACTATGAACTTATTGTCGGGGACCATGGTAAAAGGTTACTTGCATTCGGGAAATTTGCTGGCAGAGCCGGGTTCATTGATTTCTTGGGTGGATTAGGAAAGC GTTATCTAAGTCTTGGATATTCAACACCGTTCCTCTCATTGGGTGAAGCTTACATGTATTCATCCTTGGCTGCTGCCAAAGCTGCTGTTATTTCTGTTGGAGAAGAGATCGCTACTTTTGGATTGCCATCAGGAATCTGTCCTTTGGTATTCATATTCACCGGATCTGGAAATGGAAATG TTTCTCATGGCGCACAAGAGATATTTAAGCTTCTTCCACACACTTTTGTTGATCCAAGCAGACTTCCAGAGCTATTTGCACAA GGCAGGGATCTCATTCCACCTGAAAAGGCTTCAAAGAGAGTTTTCCAAGTATATGGTTGTGTGGTCACTTGTCAAGACATGGTTGAACACCTAGATTCTTCAAAAACATTTGATAAA ACAGACTACTATGCACATCCAGAGCACTACAAGCccattttccatgaaaaaatagCCCCATATGCATCTGTTATtg TCAATTGCATGTACTGGGAAAAAAGATTTCCTCGGTTGTTGAGTACCCAGCAGCTTCAAGATCTAACGAGGAGAGGTTGTCCGCTTATTGGAATCGCTGACATAACATGTGATATTGAGGGCTCATTAGAGTTCATCAACCAGACCACATCAATTGACTCACCATACGTGAG ATATGATCCATTAAATGATTCGTATCACCACGACATGGAGGGTGATGGTATGATATTTTCATCCGTTGACATTCTTCCTACACAGTTTGCAAAAGAG GCTTCCCAACATTTCGGAGACATACTATCCCAGTTTATTGGCAGTTTGGCTTCAACATCTGACATTACTAAGCTACCTTCACATCTAAGGAAAGCTTGCATAGCCCATGGAGGAGCACTTACCCCCTTGTTTGAATACATTCCACGCATGCGAAAGTCTGATTCAGA AGATATAGCAGAAAGTCATACAAATTTAAAGTCTAGCAAGTATAAGTTCAGTATTTTG GTATCTCTGAGTGGACACTTATTCGATCAATTCCTAATAAATGAGGCATTAGATATCATCGAAGCTGCTGGTGGCTCCTTCCACCTGGTTAAGTGTCAAGTGGGTCAAAGTGCTACTGCTATGTCATACTCTGATCTCGAA GTTGGTGCACATGATAGGGCAGTTCTGAATCAAATTATTGATTCTTTAACTTCTCTTGCCAATCCAGATGAAAGTAATGGAACTATAAATAAAGAAGGAAATAGAATTTCCTTGAAGGTTGGTAAAGTCCAGCAGAATGACATGAATAAGGGAAATGATACAAAAAGGAAGGCCGCTGTTCTAATTATTGGTGCAGGCCGCGTCTGTCGACCAGCTGTTGAGCTTTTAACATCAATTGAAAACACTTCATCTCATGAATGGTACAAGGCATGTCTGAATACTGATTTTGAAGGGCAGAATGTAGTCGAAGTTGTCGTTGCTTCTCTTTATCTTAAGGATGCAGAAGAG ATTATAGATGGAATTCCTAATGCATCGGCAGTTCAGCTTGATGTGAAGGATGATGAAAGTCTTTGCAAGTATATTTCACAG GTTGAGGTTGTTATCAGCTTACTCCCCCCTAGTTGCCACATAATCATAGCTAATGCATGCATCAAG CTTAAAAAGCATCTTGTCACAGCAAGCTACGTTGATGATTCTATGTCATTTCTACATGAAGAGGCAAAAGCTGCTGATGTTACTATTCTTGGCGAGATGGGTTTGGATCCAGGAATTG ATCATATGATGGCAATGAAGATGATCAACAATGTACGTGTTCGGAAAGGGAGAATAAAGTCTTTCACTTCTTATTGTGGAGGACTCCCATCCCCAGCAGCTGCAAATAACCCATTAGCATATAAATTCAG CTGGAGTCCTGCAGGAGCCATCCGATCTGGGCGCAATCCGgccatatataaatatcatggTGAAATTGTGCATGTTGATG GTGAGAAACTTTATGATTCAGCATTCAGATTTAGGATACCGAATTTTCCAGCTTTTGCATTAGAATGTCTTCCAAATCGCAATTCTTTAGTTTATGGAAAACTGTATGGCATAGAAGATGAAGCATCCACCATCTTTCGTGGAACGCTCCGCTATGAAG GGTTTGGCGAAATAATGGGGACACTTGCAAGTATTGGTCTATTTAATACTGAATCTCATCCAGTTTTAAGACATGGACAGAGACCCTCATTCAAAAGATTCCTTTGTGAACTGCTAAACATTGTTAGTGAAATTCCGGATGGAGTTCTGCTAGGAGAGAAGCACATTAGTGAGAGAATTGTTGCACTTGGGCATTGCAAAGAGCAAGGAACTGCAGTAAGGACGGCCAAAACCATTAT ATATTTAGGACTTCATGAGCAGACAGAAATTCCTGTCTCCTGCCAAACTGCATTTGATGTTACCTGTTACCGCATGGAAGAAAGGTTGGCCTATTCCAGCACAGAACAG GATATGGTGCTTTTGCATCATGAAATGGAGGTAGAATTCCCTGACAACCAAGCTACAGAGAACCATAAGGGCACACTACTAGAATTTGGAAGGACCGTGAATGGGAAAACAACCACTGCCATGGCTCTCACTGTTGGTATTCCAGTGGCCATTGGAGCTCTG CTCTTGCTAGAGAACAAGATCAATACAAGAGGTGTCTTAAGACCTTTTGAACCTGAAGTATATGTACCAG CACTGGACATCTTACAAGCGTATGGCATCAAGGTGATGGAGAAGGTTGAGTGA
- the LOC118048527 gene encoding alpha-aminoadipic semialdehyde synthase isoform X6 produces the protein MEMFLMAHKRYLSFFHTLLLIQADFQSYLHKDLIPPEKASKRVFQVYGCVVTCQDMVEHLDSSKTFDKTDYYAHPEHYKPIFHEKIAPYASVIVNCMYWEKRFPRLLSTQQLQDLTRRGCPLIGIADITCDIEGSLEFINQTTSIDSPYVRYDPLNDSYHHDMEGDGMIFSSVDILPTQFAKEASQHFGDILSQFIGSLASTSDITKLPSHLRKACIAHGGALTPLFEYIPRMRKSDSEDIAESHTNLKSSKYKFSILVSLSGHLFDQFLINEALDIIEAAGGSFHLVKCQVGQSATAMSYSDLEVGAHDRAVLNQIIDSLTSLANPDESNGTINKEGNRISLKVGKVQQNDMNKGNDTKRKAAVLIIGAGRVCRPAVELLTSIENTSSHEWYKACLNTDFEGQNVVEVVVASLYLKDAEEIIDGIPNASAVQLDVKDDESLCKYISQVEVVISLLPPSCHIIIANACIKLKKHLVTASYVDDSMSFLHEEAKAADVTILGEMGLDPGIDHMMAMKMINNVRVRKGRIKSFTSYCGGLPSPAAANNPLAYKFSWSPAGAIRSGRNPAIYKYHGEIVHVDGEKLYDSAFRFRIPNFPAFALECLPNRNSLVYGKLYGIEDEASTIFRGTLRYEGFGEIMGTLASIGLFNTESHPVLRHGQRPSFKRFLCELLNIVSEIPDGVLLGEKHISERIVALGHCKEQGTAVRTAKTIIYLGLHEQTEIPVSCQTAFDVTCYRMEERLAYSSTEQKLMIPTCQIYGQDMVLLHHEMEVEFPDNQATENHKGTLLEFGRTVNGKTTTAMALTVGIPVAIGALLLLENKINTRGVLRPFEPEVYVPALDILQAYGIKVMEKVE, from the exons ATGGAAATG TTTCTCATGGCGCACAAGAGATATTTAAGCTTCTTCCACACACTTTTGTTGATCCAAGCAGACTTCCAGAGCTATTTGCACAA GGATCTCATTCCACCTGAAAAGGCTTCAAAGAGAGTTTTCCAAGTATATGGTTGTGTGGTCACTTGTCAAGACATGGTTGAACACCTAGATTCTTCAAAAACATTTGATAAA ACAGACTACTATGCACATCCAGAGCACTACAAGCccattttccatgaaaaaatagCCCCATATGCATCTGTTATtg TCAATTGCATGTACTGGGAAAAAAGATTTCCTCGGTTGTTGAGTACCCAGCAGCTTCAAGATCTAACGAGGAGAGGTTGTCCGCTTATTGGAATCGCTGACATAACATGTGATATTGAGGGCTCATTAGAGTTCATCAACCAGACCACATCAATTGACTCACCATACGTGAG ATATGATCCATTAAATGATTCGTATCACCACGACATGGAGGGTGATGGTATGATATTTTCATCCGTTGACATTCTTCCTACACAGTTTGCAAAAGAG GCTTCCCAACATTTCGGAGACATACTATCCCAGTTTATTGGCAGTTTGGCTTCAACATCTGACATTACTAAGCTACCTTCACATCTAAGGAAAGCTTGCATAGCCCATGGAGGAGCACTTACCCCCTTGTTTGAATACATTCCACGCATGCGAAAGTCTGATTCAGA AGATATAGCAGAAAGTCATACAAATTTAAAGTCTAGCAAGTATAAGTTCAGTATTTTG GTATCTCTGAGTGGACACTTATTCGATCAATTCCTAATAAATGAGGCATTAGATATCATCGAAGCTGCTGGTGGCTCCTTCCACCTGGTTAAGTGTCAAGTGGGTCAAAGTGCTACTGCTATGTCATACTCTGATCTCGAA GTTGGTGCACATGATAGGGCAGTTCTGAATCAAATTATTGATTCTTTAACTTCTCTTGCCAATCCAGATGAAAGTAATGGAACTATAAATAAAGAAGGAAATAGAATTTCCTTGAAGGTTGGTAAAGTCCAGCAGAATGACATGAATAAGGGAAATGATACAAAAAGGAAGGCCGCTGTTCTAATTATTGGTGCAGGCCGCGTCTGTCGACCAGCTGTTGAGCTTTTAACATCAATTGAAAACACTTCATCTCATGAATGGTACAAGGCATGTCTGAATACTGATTTTGAAGGGCAGAATGTAGTCGAAGTTGTCGTTGCTTCTCTTTATCTTAAGGATGCAGAAGAG ATTATAGATGGAATTCCTAATGCATCGGCAGTTCAGCTTGATGTGAAGGATGATGAAAGTCTTTGCAAGTATATTTCACAG GTTGAGGTTGTTATCAGCTTACTCCCCCCTAGTTGCCACATAATCATAGCTAATGCATGCATCAAG CTTAAAAAGCATCTTGTCACAGCAAGCTACGTTGATGATTCTATGTCATTTCTACATGAAGAGGCAAAAGCTGCTGATGTTACTATTCTTGGCGAGATGGGTTTGGATCCAGGAATTG ATCATATGATGGCAATGAAGATGATCAACAATGTACGTGTTCGGAAAGGGAGAATAAAGTCTTTCACTTCTTATTGTGGAGGACTCCCATCCCCAGCAGCTGCAAATAACCCATTAGCATATAAATTCAG CTGGAGTCCTGCAGGAGCCATCCGATCTGGGCGCAATCCGgccatatataaatatcatggTGAAATTGTGCATGTTGATG GTGAGAAACTTTATGATTCAGCATTCAGATTTAGGATACCGAATTTTCCAGCTTTTGCATTAGAATGTCTTCCAAATCGCAATTCTTTAGTTTATGGAAAACTGTATGGCATAGAAGATGAAGCATCCACCATCTTTCGTGGAACGCTCCGCTATGAAG GGTTTGGCGAAATAATGGGGACACTTGCAAGTATTGGTCTATTTAATACTGAATCTCATCCAGTTTTAAGACATGGACAGAGACCCTCATTCAAAAGATTCCTTTGTGAACTGCTAAACATTGTTAGTGAAATTCCGGATGGAGTTCTGCTAGGAGAGAAGCACATTAGTGAGAGAATTGTTGCACTTGGGCATTGCAAAGAGCAAGGAACTGCAGTAAGGACGGCCAAAACCATTAT ATATTTAGGACTTCATGAGCAGACAGAAATTCCTGTCTCCTGCCAAACTGCATTTGATGTTACCTGTTACCGCATGGAAGAAAGGTTGGCCTATTCCAGCACAGAACAG AAACTAATGATTCCCACTTGTCAAATTTATGGTCAGGATATGGTGCTTTTGCATCATGAAATGGAGGTAGAATTCCCTGACAACCAAGCTACAGAGAACCATAAGGGCACACTACTAGAATTTGGAAGGACCGTGAATGGGAAAACAACCACTGCCATGGCTCTCACTGTTGGTATTCCAGTGGCCATTGGAGCTCTG CTCTTGCTAGAGAACAAGATCAATACAAGAGGTGTCTTAAGACCTTTTGAACCTGAAGTATATGTACCAG CACTGGACATCTTACAAGCGTATGGCATCAAGGTGATGGAGAAGGTTGAGTGA